One Kosmotoga arenicorallina S304 genomic window carries:
- a CDS encoding tetratricopeptide repeat protein: MKKRYISKIILLFFIGFFLQACVPSIPDRVQTGFEHLKSGEVSLAKEEFNKVLNLSYNPMKKALASEGLGWCYYLEQNFTLARFYFSQAKETYPTKKEILSGLALAQTQLGEFSSSVDIGLFLLSSADDVLVDYLPDTLYKEELLKVLVLAALISSSSYYEDFKALVSDADFLNKLGALEGGE; the protein is encoded by the coding sequence ATGAAAAAAAGATATATCAGCAAAATTATTTTACTATTTTTTATAGGATTTTTTTTGCAGGCATGTGTGCCTTCTATTCCCGACAGGGTTCAGACGGGCTTTGAACATTTAAAATCCGGGGAAGTCAGCCTGGCTAAAGAAGAGTTCAATAAAGTTCTAAATCTATCTTATAATCCCATGAAAAAAGCCCTTGCAAGTGAAGGACTTGGCTGGTGTTATTACCTTGAGCAAAACTTTACTCTTGCCAGGTTTTACTTCTCGCAGGCTAAAGAAACATATCCCACTAAAAAAGAGATACTGTCAGGGCTTGCGCTTGCACAAACTCAATTGGGCGAATTCAGCAGTTCCGTTGACATTGGACTTTTTCTCCTTTCTTCTGCTGATGACGTTCTGGTTGATTACCTTCCAGATACTCTATACAAAGAAGAATTGCTGAAAGTGCTTGTTCTGGCTGCTTTAATTTCAAGCAGCTCATATTATGAAGATTTTAAAGCTTTGGTCTCCGATGCGGACTTTCTCAATAAGCTCGGTGCTCTTGAAGGCGGTGAATGA